In Ostrea edulis chromosome 6, xbOstEdul1.1, whole genome shotgun sequence, a single window of DNA contains:
- the LOC125663099 gene encoding uncharacterized protein K02A2.6-like, translating into MAALGLIGKIDPFDETIEPWESYVERFEQYFEVNEIDAGKKVPSLLCLIGGKLYSLLRDLTFPDKPAAKSYGELVTLLNNHLSPKPLSTAERFRFDKRDQKEGETIAEYIAQLKKLTIHCDFNASLNEKLRDRLVCGMRHAHIQKRLLSEKDLSFGKAVEISLAMESAAKDATELQSRNKTETGAVNKLQTRATPRNKHSKSNDYRKDTVRCYRCNGGGHTAQDCRFKDTVCHNCNKRGHIKKACRSNPKKPVRKKPIRYVDEYQDDGGDCIASLELNNLSSKDIIWINLKLNGISSQMELDTGSAVSVMAEDEFHRKFGKQKFRKPDMILRTYSGEHIKPVGCVNVQVEYNDSSYTLPLYVVQKGGPALLGRDWLRKIPLDWKVIKETHAMHSVKVTSISEILDKYKDVFNDDVGTLKGITAKLSLKENKPKYVKARTVPFSLRAKVEEELERLEAEGTLTKVQHSEWATPIVPVLKKNGSVRICGDFKVTLNPVLNVDQYPLPKIDDIFANINGGSHFSKIDLKQAYLQLPVDEECKELLTINTHRGLYRYNRMAFEIASAPAIWQRTIEQILQGVPGTQCILDDMVITGKTDEEHLQNLEKVLQRLSEYGLRANLNKCEFFKENITFCGHVIDRHGLHKTPEKVDAIVKAPSPSNVSQLRSFLGLVNYYGKFLPDLATVLGPLHKLLQKDCQWKWTEACEESFNKVKDLVASDMVLTHYSPDLPISLACDASPYGLGAVISHELPDGTEKPIAFASRSLAPAEKNYSQIDKEALGIIWGIKKFHAYLFGRKFKLITDHQPLIHIFNPQKGVPVTASSRLQRYSLFLSAYNYEIGFRKTSKHANADSMSRLPLESTESDLSIDLVDAFHIGQIECLPVSSRRIQQETRNDVILGRVMSCVKSDWTPKDKEGDLAPFHARRNELCIHHGCVMWGVRVIIPAKLRDQVLFQIHEGHLGVVKMKTLARSFCWWPGIDQDIETVAKKCHGCQQNQNAPKGAPLNAWEWPTKPWDRVHIDFAGPFIGSMFLIMVDAHSKWPEVIKMSTTTSASTIDVLRTVFARNGLPATLVSDNGPQFTSREFEDFVDANGIKHIKTSPYHPSSNGLAERFVQTFKQAMKCSRSDLGNIKKKLANFLLAYRNIPHCTTNETPAILMMGRELRTKMQLMRPNVESHVKQKQQEMCAQRSAHNREFEPGQSVMMRDYRGNNKWIPGTIAQRTGPVSYRVQVDPMTQWRRHADQIVVSQVPMMTPSVEIPESKQSSEPSGTYVDSDDQEMNVPEYRTSQPVTPVRTSKVSQPLKSDVTPVRTSKVVRTPRKAMPIAQEKRYPVRIRKPKIMEDFVYSGAQKTNT; encoded by the coding sequence ATGGCGGCACTAGGATTAATTGGAAAAATTGACCCCTTCGATGAGACAATCGAACCGTGGGAAAGTTACGTTGAGCGCTTTGAACAGTACTTCGAAGTCAACGAAATAGATGCAGGAAAGAAGGTACCGTCGTTATTATGTCTTATTGGTGGAAAATTGTATTCTTTGTTACGTGACCTAACTTTTCCTGACAAGCCTGCAGCAAAATCTTATGGAGAACTTGTGACTCTACTAAATAACCACTTGTCCCCGAAACCCCTTAGTACGGCAGAGCGCTTCCGTTTTGACAAGCGTGATCAAAAGGAGGGAGAGACGATAGCTGAGTATATAGCTCAACTAAAGAAACTTACCATTCATTGTGATTTTAATGCATCGCTGAACGAGAAACTTCGAGACCGATTAGTTTGTGGTATGAGACATGCCCACATTCAAAAGCGTTTGCTATCGGAAAAAGACTTATCTTTCGGAAAAGCAGTGGAAATCAGTCTTGCAATGGAATCAGCTGCCAAGGACGCTACAGAATTACAGTCAAGGAACAAGACAGAGACCGGGGCAGTAAACAAACTTCAAACACGTGCGACTCCCAGGAATAAACATTCTAAGTCGAACGATTACAGAAAAGATACGGTGCGATGTTACAGATGTAACGGAGGCGGACACACAGCACAAGACTGTCGATTCAAAGATACGGTGTGCCATAACTGCAACAAACGTGGACACATCAAGAAAGCGTGTCGGTCCAATCCCAAGAAACCTGTTCGTAAGAAACCGATTAGATACGTGGATGAATACCAGGATGATGGTGGTGATTGCATCGCCAGTTTAGAACTAAATAACCTATCAAGTAAAGATATCATCTGGATCAACCTGAAATTGAATGGCATTTCATCACAGATGGAATTGGATACTGGATCGGCTGTCTCAGTGATGGCTGAGGATGAATTCCATAGGAAGTTTGGAAAACAGAAATTTAGAAAACCAGACATGATACTACGAACATATTCAGGAGAACACATTAAACCAGTCGGTTGTGTTAACGTGCAAGTAGAATACAATGACAGTAGTTACACATTGCCATTGTATGTGGTTCAAAAAGGAGGACCCGCACTTCTTGGCAGGGATTGGCTGAGAAAAATTCCATTGGACTGGAAAGTGATTAAAGAAACACATGCCATGCACTCTGTGAAGGTGACGAGCATCAGTGAAATTCTGGACAAATACAAAGACGTATTTAACGATGATGTTGGTACTTTGAAGGGTATCACAGCAAAGCTGTCTCTCAAAGAAAACAAACCCAAGTACGTCAAAGCTAGGACTGTACCATTTTCATTGCGAGCAAAAGTTGAGGAGGAACTTGAGAGGTTGGAAGCAGAAGGTACTCTTACGAAAGTTCAACACAGTGAATGGGCGACCCCGATTGTACCCGTATTAAAGAAAAACGGCAGTGTGAGAATCTGTGGTGATTTTAAAGTGACATTAAATCCAGTACTTAATGTTGATCAATATCCGCTACCAAAAATTGATGACATTTTTGCCAACATAAATGGAGGATCACATTTCTCCAAGATCGACTTGAAACAAGCATACCTGCAACTTCCAGTGGACGAAGAATGCAAAGAGCTATTGACCATCAACACACACCGTGGGTTATATCGCTATAACCGGATGGCATTTGAAATTGCATCAGCACCAGCAATCTGGCAACGAACGATCGAGCAGATTTTACAGGGGGTTCCTGGAACACAATGTATCCTAGATGATATGGTGATCACAGGGAAAACAGATGAAGAGCATCTACAAAACTTAGAAAAAGTGTTGCAGAGACTTAGTGAATACGGTTTGCGTGCGAACTTAAACAAGTGTGAATTTTTCAAAGAGAACATTACATTCTGTGGACACGTCATTGATAGACATGGTCTACACAAGACACCAGAAAAGGTTGATGCTATTGTCAAGGCACCATCACCCTCCAACGTGTCGCAGCTTAGGTCCTTTCTTGGATTGGTGAATTATTATGGGAAATTCTTACCGGATTTGGCAACTGTACTTGGACCTTTACACAAGTTGCTGCAGAAGGACTGTCAATGGAAATGGACTGAAGCCTGTGAGGAGTCTTTCAACAAGGTCAAGGACTTGGTTGCTTCAGATATGGTGTTGACGCACTACAGTCCAGATCTGCCTATTTCGTTAGCATGTGATGCATCGCCATATGGACTTGGCGCAGTGATTTCACATGAGTTACCGGATGGAACCGAGAAACCAATTGCATTTGCTTCTCGTTCTCTTGCGCCTGCAGAGAAGAACTACTCCCAAATTGATAAAGAAGCCTTAGGAATTATCTGGGGAATCAAGAAGTTTCACGCTTATTTGTTTGGAAGAAAATTCAAGTTGATCACAGATCATCAGCCCTTGATTCATATATTCAATCCTCAGAAAGGTGTACCAGTGACTGCATCATCACGATTACAGCGTTATTCTCTATTCTTGTCAGCATACAACTATGAGATCGGATTCAGGAAAACGTCCAAGCATGCTAATGCAGATTCAATGTCGCGACTACCCTTGGAAAGCACAGAGTCTGACTTATCCATAGACTTGGTGGACGCATTTCACATTGGACAGATTGAATGTCTACCAGTTTCCAGTAGAAGGATTCAACAGGAAACTCGGAATGATGTAATTCTCGGACGTGTGATGTCATGTGTGAAAAGTGACTGGACACCAAAAGATAAAGAGGGGGATCTGGCACCATTTCATGCACGCAGAAATGAACTATGTATACATCATGGATGTGTGATGTGGGGTGTGAGAGTGATCATACCTGCCAAACTCAGAGACCAAGTGTTATTCCAAATACATGAAGGACATCTGGGTGTTGTCAAGATGAAAACTTTAGCCAGAAGTTTCTGTTGGTGGCCAGGCATTGATCAGGATATTGAGACCGTGGCCAAGAAATGTCATGGGTGTCAGCAGAATCAGAATGCACCCAAAGGAGCACCATTGAATGCATGGGAGTGGCCCACGAAACCATGGGATAGAGTCCACATAGATTTCGCCGGACCTTTCATAGGATCTATGTTCCTGATAATGGTGGATGCACATTCGAAGTGGCCGGAGGTGATCAAAATGAGTACGACTACATCAGCGTCCACAATTGACGTTTTGAGAACAGTTTTCGCCCGAAACGGACTTCCAGCAACTCTTGTGAGTGACAATGGGCCGCAATTTACGTCGAGGGAGTTCGAAGATTTTGTTGATGCCAATGGCATTAAACACATCAAAACTTCACCATATCACCCATCCAGTAATGGACTTGCCGAACGCTTCGTACAAACATTCAAACAAGCCATGAAATGCAGCAGAAGTGACTTGGGTAACATCAAGAAAAAACTGGCAAACTTTCTGTTAGCTTACAGAAATATTCCGCATTGTACTACCAACGAAACTCCAGCTATACTGATGATGGGGAGAGAGTTGAGAACGAAAATGCAGCTGATGAGACCAAATGTCGAATCACATGTTAAACAGAAGCAGCAGGAGATGTGTGCACAGAGAAGTGCGCATAACAGAGAATTTGAACCTGGACAATCGGTAATGATGAGAGATTATCGAGGAAATAACAAATGGATTCCTGGAACTATTGCGCAACGAACAGGACCAGTATCATATCGTGTGCAAGTTGACCCGATGACTCAATGGAGGAGACATGCAGATCAAATCGTGGTATCGCAAGTTCCAATGATGACGCCCAGCGTAGAAATTCCAGAGTCAAAACAGTCAAGTGAACCAAGTGGTACATACGTGGATAGTGACGACCAGGAGATGAATGTTCCAGAGTACAGAACATCGCAACCTGTCACACCAGTGAGAACGTCGAAAGTTTCGCAACCGCTTAAGTCCGATGTCACACCAGTGAGAACATCGAAAGTTGTTCGTACACCGCGAAAAGCCATGCCTATTGCACAGGAGAAACGATATCCAGTTCGGATCCGCAAACCAAAGATCATGGAAGATTTCGTATACTCTGGTGCTCAGAAGACCAATACCTGA